A single Acidimicrobiales bacterium DNA region contains:
- a CDS encoding tetratricopeptide repeat protein, whose translation MASAAAVDQHGNPVVADAAAVALYDRAVDRLLRFDPEVLACASTLAERHADVAMSHALVAYLHLSSTQRPDASVARASWQAMAATPMGERERAHHDAVGAWASGSWGGAAEVLDDLLVRWPADLLALMLGHQLDFFRGDAANLRDRPGRSLSALDPAHPHTALVRGMLAFGLEESGHYEAAEEAGQAALAVNRDDLWALHAVTHTYEMRGLVDTGIEFLTSREADWGSGNLFAVHNWWHLALFRLEVGDLAAVLAVYDRQIHNAASEGVALEMVDASALLWRLHLDGLDTGGRFGPLAEAWASAAASAEPWYAFNDLHAVLAFVGAGRITDAERVVEALTRYVAEGSAAGGPDAGTNLAMTAEIGLPACRAVVAFGQERWDDVVAELSPIRRRLHRFGGSHAQRDVLHRTLLEAAVRSGQTSLARALVSERLALRPTSTYASAQQSRLP comes from the coding sequence ATGGCGAGCGCTGCGGCCGTCGACCAGCACGGCAACCCCGTCGTCGCCGACGCGGCGGCGGTGGCCCTCTACGACCGGGCCGTCGACCGGCTCCTGCGCTTCGACCCCGAGGTTCTCGCGTGCGCGTCGACCCTGGCCGAGCGGCACGCGGATGTGGCGATGAGCCACGCGCTGGTCGCCTACCTCCACCTGTCGTCCACGCAGCGCCCCGACGCTTCGGTCGCTCGGGCGTCCTGGCAGGCGATGGCCGCCACGCCCATGGGCGAGCGGGAGCGGGCGCACCACGACGCCGTCGGCGCCTGGGCCTCCGGGAGTTGGGGCGGGGCCGCCGAGGTGCTCGACGACCTGCTCGTGCGCTGGCCCGCCGACCTCCTGGCCCTGATGCTGGGCCACCAGCTCGACTTCTTCCGGGGCGACGCCGCCAACCTGCGCGACCGTCCGGGCCGCAGCCTGTCGGCCCTCGACCCCGCGCACCCGCACACCGCGCTCGTGCGGGGGATGCTGGCGTTCGGGCTGGAGGAGTCCGGTCACTACGAGGCGGCGGAGGAGGCCGGGCAGGCGGCCCTGGCGGTGAACCGCGACGACCTCTGGGCCCTCCACGCCGTCACCCACACCTACGAGATGCGGGGTCTGGTCGACACGGGCATCGAGTTCCTCACGTCCCGGGAGGCCGACTGGGGCAGCGGCAACCTCTTCGCCGTCCACAACTGGTGGCACCTGGCCCTGTTCCGGCTGGAGGTGGGCGACCTCGCCGCGGTGCTGGCCGTCTACGACCGGCAGATCCACAACGCGGCGTCGGAGGGTGTGGCGCTGGAGATGGTGGACGCCAGCGCCCTGCTGTGGCGCCTCCACCTCGACGGCCTCGACACCGGCGGCCGCTTCGGTCCGCTGGCGGAGGCCTGGGCGTCGGCGGCAGCGTCGGCGGAGCCGTGGTACGCCTTCAACGACCTGCACGCGGTGCTGGCGTTCGTCGGTGCCGGCCGGATCACCGACGCCGAGCGGGTGGTCGAGGCGCTGACCCGCTACGTCGCCGAGGGCTCGGCGGCCGGCGGGCCCGACGCGGGCACGAACCTGGCGATGACCGCCGAGATCGGGCTGCCCGCATGCCGGGCCGTGGTCGCCTTCGGCCAGGAGCGCTGGGACGACGTGGTCGCCGAGCTGTCACCGATCCGCCGGCGCCTGCACCGGTTCGGCGGCTCCCACGCCCAGCGCGACGTCCTGCACCGCACCCTCCTCGAGGCCGCCGTCCGCTCCGGCCAGACCTCCCTGGCCCGCGCCCTCGTCTCCGAACGCCTCGCCCTCCGCCCCACCAGCACCTACGCCAGCGCCCAGCAGTCCCGCCTGCCCTGA
- a CDS encoding acyl-CoA dehydrogenase family protein has product MTASAPTNVTTADDGADELVVELKEWLGENWDPELTVAEWWERLGTSGWGVPAWPVEWFGKGLSRSEAVRVQTTIAGFGALPAPGGLGLLLAGPTITVHGNDEQKQRYLRDIVTGKMAWCQLFSEPGAGSDLAGLQARAVKDGEEWIVNGQKVWTSGGQAADVGMLIARTDPDQPKHAGITYFVIEMNQPGVDVRPLKEMTGRAMFNEVFLTDARVADDTIIGGLGNGWRVANTTLMFERSGLGAGGGSGAVSLAMPGTVMGDLDKRAGDFVRTGGRSGANAATMFGAGARGLIEMARVAGKSDDPALRQRLVYLHTLGEVARFNNLRLKAAMAAGKDIPGLPNISKLSMSEIVRTSRDLGLEIAGPYGTLHAYDAESRKALDAATGMPQLAQVTESALFAQGPSIYGGTDQVQRNIIGERILGLPKEPGFDKGTPFKDLPKNG; this is encoded by the coding sequence ATGACGGCATCCGCGCCCACCAACGTCACGACCGCCGACGACGGTGCCGACGAGCTCGTCGTCGAGCTCAAGGAGTGGCTCGGCGAGAACTGGGACCCCGAGCTCACCGTGGCCGAGTGGTGGGAACGCCTCGGCACCTCGGGCTGGGGTGTGCCGGCCTGGCCGGTCGAGTGGTTCGGGAAGGGCCTGAGCCGCAGCGAGGCCGTGCGGGTGCAGACGACCATCGCCGGCTTCGGCGCCCTGCCGGCCCCCGGCGGCCTCGGCCTGCTCCTGGCCGGCCCGACCATCACCGTGCACGGCAACGACGAGCAGAAGCAGCGCTACCTGCGCGACATCGTCACCGGGAAGATGGCGTGGTGCCAGCTGTTCAGCGAGCCGGGCGCCGGGTCCGACCTGGCGGGCCTGCAGGCCCGGGCGGTCAAGGACGGCGAGGAGTGGATCGTCAACGGCCAGAAGGTGTGGACCTCCGGCGGCCAGGCCGCGGACGTGGGCATGCTCATCGCCCGCACCGACCCGGACCAGCCCAAGCACGCCGGCATCACCTACTTCGTGATCGAGATGAACCAGCCCGGCGTCGACGTGCGGCCGCTCAAGGAGATGACCGGGCGGGCGATGTTCAACGAGGTGTTCCTGACCGACGCCCGCGTCGCCGACGACACGATCATCGGCGGGCTGGGCAACGGTTGGCGGGTCGCCAACACCACGCTCATGTTCGAGCGGTCCGGCCTGGGCGCCGGCGGCGGCTCGGGTGCCGTGTCGCTGGCCATGCCGGGCACGGTCATGGGCGACCTCGACAAGCGGGCCGGCGACTTCGTCCGCACCGGCGGCCGCTCCGGCGCGAACGCCGCGACGATGTTCGGCGCGGGCGCCAGGGGTCTCATCGAGATGGCACGGGTCGCCGGCAAGTCGGACGACCCGGCGCTGCGCCAGCGGCTGGTGTACCTGCACACGCTGGGCGAGGTGGCCCGCTTCAACAACCTGCGGCTGAAGGCGGCGATGGCGGCCGGCAAGGACATCCCGGGCCTGCCCAACATCTCGAAGCTGTCGATGAGCGAGATCGTGCGCACGTCCCGCGACCTCGGCCTCGAGATCGCCGGCCCCTACGGCACCCTGCACGCCTACGACGCGGAGTCCCGCAAGGCGCTCGACGCCGCCACCGGCATGCCGCAGCTGGCGCAGGTCACCGAGTCGGCCCTGTTCGCGCAGGGTCCGTCGATCTACGGCGGCACCGACCAGGTGCAGCGCAACATCATCGGCGAGCGGATCCTGGGTCTCCCCAAGGAGCCCGGCTTCGACAAGGGCACCCCCTTCAAGGACCTCCCCAAGAACGGCTGA
- a CDS encoding FAD-dependent oxidoreductase, with translation MDARNDETTVDVAVIGAGLAGLAAAATAADAGRSVLLIDGQPGGGRAATDEVGRYRFNRGAHALYTTGPGRTVLNDLGVQVKGSPPVLRGAMVRVGHRVGLAPGNAVSLARTPMLSSREKLVLGRLLAGVRRWQPDEWADRSAAQFFDHLGLEGRPRQMVMMLTRTATYGADPEVLSADVVISQVQMALAGVEYLHGGWRSLVDGLAAAGCDRGVRPAPGVHARRVEPDGDGTRVRVELDDGTVHARRVVLAAGSPGAAERLLPDGAAGWGPQGPAARIACLDLGLWAPPSIQVLFGVDVPLYLSCHAPAAAGLAPPGAATAQLMWYLRPDEDPTPDEARGVLADHARLAGIDAGDAVESRYLHRMVAVSAQPAPEAGGLRGRPRVTDSGVEGVFLAGDWVGPTGYLADASLVSGAEAAKAAVASLDRPSRSVGEPAA, from the coding sequence ATGGACGCACGAAACGACGAGACGACGGTCGACGTGGCAGTCATCGGCGCCGGGTTGGCCGGGCTGGCCGCGGCGGCGACGGCGGCCGACGCCGGACGGTCGGTCCTGCTCATCGACGGTCAGCCGGGCGGTGGACGGGCCGCCACCGACGAGGTCGGGCGCTACCGCTTCAACCGCGGCGCCCACGCCCTCTACACCACCGGGCCCGGGCGCACGGTCCTGAACGACCTCGGTGTCCAGGTGAAGGGCTCCCCGCCGGTGCTGCGGGGCGCCATGGTGCGCGTCGGGCACCGGGTGGGCCTCGCCCCGGGCAACGCGGTGAGCCTGGCCCGCACACCGATGCTGTCGAGCCGCGAGAAGCTGGTGCTCGGCCGGCTCCTGGCCGGCGTGCGCCGCTGGCAGCCCGACGAGTGGGCCGACCGCTCGGCGGCGCAGTTCTTCGACCACCTCGGCCTGGAGGGCCGGCCCCGCCAGATGGTGATGATGCTGACCCGGACCGCCACCTACGGAGCCGATCCCGAGGTGCTGAGCGCCGACGTCGTCATCTCCCAGGTGCAGATGGCGCTGGCCGGGGTCGAGTACCTCCACGGCGGGTGGCGCAGCCTCGTCGACGGCCTGGCCGCCGCGGGCTGTGACCGGGGCGTGCGCCCTGCCCCCGGGGTGCACGCCCGCCGGGTCGAGCCGGACGGCGACGGCACGCGGGTCCGGGTCGAGCTCGACGACGGCACGGTCCACGCCCGGCGGGTGGTCCTCGCCGCCGGTTCCCCGGGCGCGGCCGAGCGCCTGCTGCCCGACGGCGCCGCCGGTTGGGGACCGCAGGGCCCGGCGGCCCGGATCGCCTGCCTGGACCTGGGCCTGTGGGCGCCACCGTCGATCCAGGTCCTGTTCGGCGTCGACGTGCCCCTGTACCTGAGCTGCCACGCCCCGGCCGCCGCCGGCCTGGCGCCGCCGGGCGCGGCGACGGCGCAGCTCATGTGGTACCTGCGGCCCGACGAGGACCCGACGCCGGACGAGGCCCGCGGCGTGCTCGCCGACCACGCCCGCCTGGCCGGCATCGACGCCGGTGATGCCGTGGAGTCCCGGTACCTTCACCGCATGGTGGCCGTGAGCGCACAGCCCGCTCCCGAGGCCGGCGGGCTGCGGGGCCGGCCCCGGGTGACCGACTCGGGCGTGGAGGGCGTGTTCCTGGCCGGCGACTGGGTGGGGCCGACCGGCTACCTCGCCGACGCCTCCCTGGTCAGCGGAGCGGAGGCCGCCAAGGCCGCGGTCGCCTCGCTGGACCGCCCGTCCCGCTCGGTCGGCGAGCCCGCCGCATGA
- a CDS encoding ATP-dependent DNA ligase, with protein sequence MELPVMPPVRPMLAKAVYEVPRVEGLVYEPKWDGFRCVVFRDGDEIELGSRNDRPLTRYFPEMVVALKAALPNRCVIDGEVVVLAESGDGSLDFEALQQRIHPAASRVDMLAETTPASFVAFDLLALGDKDLREQPFTERRRLLEGVLGGAARQRVYLTPVTDDPDTAEDWFRRFEGAGFDGVMAKAADGAYLDDQRAMFKVKHQRTADCVVAGFRWHKDGKGVGSMLLGLYDDRGELNHVGVASSFTIARRAELVDELAPLRDNALEGHPWRSWAEAGAHDGTRLMPGTPSRWNNKKDLNWEPLRPERVIEVRYENLQSGRFRHGGRMLRWRDDKLPTDCTYEQLEVVAPAELAQIFRRP encoded by the coding sequence ATGGAGCTTCCCGTGATGCCGCCGGTGCGGCCGATGTTGGCGAAGGCGGTGTACGAGGTGCCCCGGGTGGAGGGGCTGGTGTACGAGCCGAAGTGGGACGGGTTCCGCTGCGTCGTGTTCCGCGACGGCGACGAGATCGAGCTGGGCAGCCGCAACGACCGGCCGCTCACCCGCTACTTCCCCGAGATGGTGGTGGCGCTCAAGGCCGCCCTCCCCAACCGGTGCGTGATCGACGGCGAGGTGGTGGTCCTGGCCGAGAGCGGTGACGGCAGCCTCGACTTCGAGGCCCTGCAGCAGCGCATCCACCCGGCGGCCTCCCGCGTCGACATGCTGGCCGAGACGACGCCCGCCAGCTTCGTCGCCTTCGACCTGCTGGCCCTGGGCGACAAGGACCTCCGCGAGCAGCCCTTCACCGAGCGCCGCCGCCTGCTGGAGGGAGTCCTCGGGGGCGCGGCTCGCCAGCGGGTCTACCTCACGCCCGTCACCGACGACCCCGACACCGCCGAGGACTGGTTCCGCCGCTTCGAGGGCGCCGGGTTCGACGGGGTGATGGCCAAGGCGGCCGACGGGGCCTACCTCGACGACCAGCGGGCCATGTTCAAGGTGAAGCACCAGCGCACCGCCGACTGCGTCGTCGCCGGGTTCCGCTGGCACAAGGACGGCAAGGGCGTCGGGTCGATGCTGCTGGGCCTCTACGACGACCGGGGCGAGCTGAACCACGTCGGCGTCGCCAGCAGCTTCACCATCGCCCGCCGGGCCGAGCTGGTCGACGAGCTGGCGCCGCTGCGGGACAACGCCCTGGAGGGCCACCCGTGGCGGTCGTGGGCCGAGGCCGGGGCGCACGACGGCACCCGCCTGATGCCGGGCACACCCAGCCGCTGGAACAACAAGAAGGACCTCAACTGGGAGCCCCTGCGCCCCGAGCGGGTGATCGAGGTGCGCTACGAGAACCTGCAGTCGGGCCGGTTCCGTCACGGCGGCCGCATGCTCCGCTGGCGCGACGACAAGCTCCCCACCGACTGCACCTACGAGCAGCTCGAGGTCGTCGCCCCCGCCGAGCTGGCGCAGATCTTCCGTCGGCCCTGA
- a CDS encoding AbrB/MazE/SpoVT family DNA-binding domain-containing protein has protein sequence MKATVDKAGRVVIPKSIRERNRLVPGTEVEILDFGDHIELILPDDRPEAVLIEKEGGLVIAEQAGRRETMDETLDLLDELRESRLG, from the coding sequence ATGAAGGCAACGGTCGACAAGGCAGGTCGAGTCGTCATCCCGAAGTCCATCCGTGAACGCAACCGGCTCGTACCGGGAACCGAGGTCGAGATCCTCGATTTCGGCGACCACATCGAGCTGATCCTCCCCGACGACCGCCCGGAAGCGGTGCTCATCGAGAAGGAGGGAGGCCTTGTCATAGCCGAACAGGCAGGGCGCCGCGAGACAATGGACGAGACTCTCGATCTGCTGGATGAGCTACGTGAATCGCGGCTCGGGTAA
- a CDS encoding PIN domain-containing protein, whose product MSYVNRGSGNGPTALVDTSIAFPTLRQQHDNHELALAAVIEHQAGIAAHSLFETYAILTRHPELRVSPSSALALIDRRFKHRAVLSSAATNRALKAIAAGDIRGGATYDALIGATAAEAGLPLLTFDRRAQRTYEAVGVEVRYLA is encoded by the coding sequence ATGAGCTACGTGAATCGCGGCTCGGGTAACGGGCCGACAGCGCTCGTCGACACGAGCATCGCCTTTCCCACCCTCAGGCAGCAGCACGACAATCACGAACTGGCCCTCGCGGCAGTCATCGAGCATCAGGCCGGCATCGCGGCGCACAGCCTCTTCGAGACGTACGCCATCCTGACCCGCCACCCGGAGCTGCGTGTCTCACCGTCGAGCGCGCTGGCACTGATCGACAGAAGGTTCAAGCACCGAGCGGTGCTGTCGAGCGCCGCGACGAACCGCGCGCTGAAGGCCATCGCGGCCGGAGACATCCGTGGCGGGGCGACCTACGACGCCCTCATCGGTGCGACGGCCGCCGAAGCGGGGCTCCCGCTCCTCACCTTCGACCGGCGGGCGCAGCGCACCTACGAAGCCGTCGGCGTCGAGGTCCGCTACCTCGCCTGA